In Parasphingorhabdus halotolerans, a single window of DNA contains:
- a CDS encoding LytR/AlgR family response regulator transcription factor, with translation MPVNGNLNILIVDDEPLACRRLQVLCHRIESIAHVAVAASGTAALQHINDNLPDIVLLDIDMPDISGVEIADHCQQMESAPKVIFTTAHSRYAVQAFRLEAVDYLLKPVKEVLLIEALARAGEKLQRENRKAAPDHSLWVRDGETSLQIRSADIERIEAERDYMRLCLPGCSYLIHESMYSLIKKLPPDMFVRVHRSAMVRRDMIGEIRRKGRRQYAILIDGNQVPIGPRYADAVVTVAR, from the coding sequence ATGCCAGTAAACGGTAATCTCAATATTCTAATCGTAGATGATGAACCATTGGCATGCCGGCGATTGCAGGTTTTATGCCATCGCATTGAAAGTATCGCCCACGTTGCCGTCGCAGCCAGCGGAACGGCAGCCTTGCAACATATCAATGATAATTTACCGGACATCGTGCTGCTGGATATTGATATGCCAGATATTTCGGGTGTAGAGATCGCAGATCATTGCCAACAGATGGAAAGCGCGCCGAAGGTCATTTTTACCACTGCACATAGCAGATATGCTGTGCAGGCTTTTCGGCTGGAAGCGGTTGATTATCTGTTGAAACCGGTAAAAGAAGTCCTGTTGATAGAGGCTTTGGCGAGAGCCGGCGAAAAATTGCAGCGCGAAAATAGAAAAGCCGCACCTGACCATAGCTTATGGGTTCGGGACGGTGAGACTTCTCTGCAGATTAGATCCGCTGATATTGAACGGATAGAAGCAGAACGCGACTATATGCGTCTTTGCCTGCCTGGTTGTAGCTATCTCATCCATGAATCGATGTATTCCCTGATCAAGAAACTGCCGCCGGACATGTTTGTTCGCGTGCATCGGTCAGCCATGGTGCGCCGCGACATGATCGGTGAAATCCGCAGGAAAGGTCGCCGTCAATACGCCATACTCATTGACGGAAACCAGGTGCCTATCGGTCCGCGCTATGCCGATGCTGTGGTCACCGTCGCAAGATGA
- a CDS encoding CaiB/BaiF CoA transferase family protein, whose amino-acid sequence MPGPLAGINIVEFAGIGPGPFCGMMLADQGAHVTVLHRPGGAPDGRLALSRSRKMVEIDLKSPDGIQKARDIVAKADGLIEGFRPGVMERLGLGPDVLLADNPALVYGRMTGWGQYGSLAHAAGHDINYISVSGALHAFGRKGEKPTPPINMIGDFGGGGMMLAFGMVSALLHAKTGGTGQVVDCAMTDGSAALMAMIFDFHNIGQWQDERGVNLLDTGAHFYDSYETDDGKYVSIGSIEPQFYAQLRKVAGLQDDPDFDAQMNPKMWAPLKEKLTALFKTKTRDEWCALMEGTDICFAPVLSLAEAKQHPHNVERETFVDVGGYLQPAPAPRYSVTVSEKPTPPE is encoded by the coding sequence ATGCCTGGACCACTTGCTGGAATTAACATCGTCGAATTTGCCGGAATTGGCCCAGGGCCTTTCTGCGGTATGATGCTGGCCGATCAAGGCGCGCATGTGACTGTTTTGCACCGTCCCGGTGGGGCGCCGGACGGACGATTAGCACTGTCTCGATCGCGCAAGATGGTGGAAATAGATCTCAAATCACCAGATGGTATTCAAAAAGCACGGGATATCGTTGCGAAGGCCGATGGCCTGATCGAAGGCTTCCGCCCCGGTGTCATGGAGCGGCTCGGGCTTGGCCCCGACGTGTTGTTAGCGGACAATCCTGCTCTCGTTTACGGTCGTATGACAGGTTGGGGACAATATGGATCTTTGGCGCATGCTGCGGGTCATGACATCAACTATATCTCGGTTTCCGGCGCGCTACACGCATTTGGTCGAAAAGGTGAAAAGCCGACGCCGCCGATAAACATGATCGGTGATTTCGGCGGTGGTGGCATGATGCTCGCCTTTGGCATGGTGTCTGCGCTGTTACACGCCAAAACCGGCGGCACTGGCCAGGTTGTCGATTGCGCAATGACCGATGGATCTGCGGCTTTGATGGCGATGATTTTCGATTTTCACAATATAGGTCAGTGGCAGGATGAGCGCGGTGTAAACCTGCTGGATACGGGCGCGCATTTTTATGATAGCTATGAAACCGATGATGGCAAATATGTATCCATTGGTTCCATCGAGCCACAATTTTATGCCCAGTTACGCAAAGTGGCTGGCTTGCAGGACGACCCTGACTTCGACGCGCAAATGAACCCGAAAATGTGGGCTCCGCTGAAGGAAAAGCTGACTGCCTTGTTTAAAACCAAAACTCGCGATGAGTGGTGCGCTTTGATGGAAGGTACGGATATCTGCTTTGCGCCTGTGCTTTCGCTGGCAGAAGCGAAACAACATCCGCATAATGTGGAGCGCGAGACTTTTGTCGATGTCGGCGGCTATTTGCAGCCAGCACCGGCGCCGCGTTATTCCGTAACAGTGTCAGAAAAGCCCACGCCACCAGAGTAG
- a CDS encoding PilZ domain-containing protein, giving the protein MREPFDENLGPNSQTSGQAKRELDRDSLFLKANLKFVDGDDCGEVRIRNLSAGGLMAEAPVRAKRGDKVELELRNIGQVSGYVAWVAQGRFGVAFDYAIDPKLARKPVGQSKLELPRYLKQHAAKRTPLKHGQGPR; this is encoded by the coding sequence ATGAGAGAGCCATTTGACGAAAATCTGGGGCCAAACAGCCAAACCAGTGGACAGGCGAAACGCGAGCTTGATCGTGATAGCCTTTTCCTGAAGGCTAACCTTAAGTTTGTAGACGGCGATGACTGCGGCGAAGTCCGTATCCGCAATCTTTCCGCGGGTGGTTTGATGGCTGAAGCACCCGTCAGAGCAAAACGCGGCGACAAGGTAGAATTGGAACTGCGCAACATCGGCCAAGTTTCAGGATATGTCGCCTGGGTGGCGCAAGGCCGTTTTGGTGTAGCGTTTGACTATGCCATTGATCCGAAACTGGCACGCAAACCAGTCGGTCAATCCAAACTCGAATTGCCGCGATATTTAAAACAGCATGCCGCGAAAAGAACGCCGCTGAAACACGGACAGGGTCCTCGCTAG
- the dksA gene encoding RNA polymerase-binding protein DksA has product MDLPAGYEPSEDEEFMNEYQQAYFKNALQQWKKSIVEESKETLAHLQDGPIQEADLNDRASSETDWGLELRTRDRQRKLTSKIDSALRRIEEGEYGYCQVTGEPISLERLKARPIATMTVEAQEAHERNEKISRDQ; this is encoded by the coding sequence ATTGATCTTCCAGCGGGCTATGAACCGAGCGAAGACGAAGAGTTCATGAATGAATATCAACAGGCTTATTTCAAAAACGCGCTTCAACAGTGGAAGAAATCAATTGTTGAAGAATCGAAAGAGACGCTCGCTCATTTGCAAGATGGCCCAATCCAGGAGGCCGATCTAAATGATCGCGCATCCAGCGAAACCGATTGGGGACTGGAACTGAGGACCCGAGATCGCCAGCGCAAGCTGACGTCTAAAATTGATTCGGCGTTGCGCCGGATAGAGGAGGGTGAATATGGCTATTGCCAAGTGACCGGAGAACCAATTTCTCTGGAACGCCTCAAAGCCCGACCCATTGCCACAATGACAGTTGAAGCACAGGAAGCACACGAACGGAACGAGAAAATCTCTCGCGACCAGTAA
- the serS gene encoding serine--tRNA ligase, translating into MHDLKYIRENPADFDAALARRGAGPIAAEILALDEENRGIATELQQGQARRNEASKAIGKAKAQGDEKTAQTLLAEVAALKTDLPALEEQEREVSAKLQVVLAALPNVPMDDVPVGEDEDGNVELERWGTPRSFDFAPKEHSDIGPALGLEFETAAKMSGARFTFLRGQMARLQRALAQFMLNHQTGENGYTECAPPLLVRDEAVFGTGQLPKFAEDLFQTTDGRWLIPTAEVSITNSVREEILSEADLPIRLTALTPCFRSEAGSAGRDTKGYIRQHQFEKIELVAIARPEESDAEHERMTAAAESILQALELPYRKMLLCTGDMGATARKTFDLEVWLPGQDSYREISSISNCGEYQARRMNTRFRPEGETKGTQFVHTLNGSGLAVGRTLVAVLENYQQQDGSVTIPTVLKPYMGGIEKLEPAT; encoded by the coding sequence ATGCATGATCTAAAATATATCCGGGAAAACCCTGCCGATTTTGATGCGGCGCTTGCGCGGCGCGGTGCCGGTCCGATTGCCGCCGAAATACTCGCTCTGGATGAGGAAAACCGCGGTATCGCGACCGAACTGCAGCAAGGCCAGGCCCGGCGCAATGAAGCTTCAAAAGCTATTGGCAAAGCCAAGGCGCAGGGCGACGAAAAAACCGCTCAGACACTGTTGGCCGAGGTTGCAGCTCTGAAAACGGATCTACCAGCGTTGGAAGAGCAGGAGCGTGAAGTATCTGCAAAGTTGCAGGTTGTGCTCGCTGCGTTGCCCAATGTGCCAATGGATGATGTTCCCGTCGGAGAGGATGAAGATGGCAATGTCGAGCTGGAGCGATGGGGAACACCGCGCTCGTTTGATTTTGCGCCAAAGGAACATAGCGATATTGGCCCAGCGCTTGGACTGGAGTTTGAAACGGCGGCGAAAATGTCGGGCGCGCGATTTACCTTTTTGCGCGGACAGATGGCTCGGTTGCAACGGGCGCTTGCGCAGTTCATGCTCAATCACCAAACCGGCGAAAACGGTTACACCGAGTGCGCGCCGCCGTTGCTGGTGCGTGACGAAGCTGTATTTGGTACAGGCCAGCTGCCGAAGTTTGCCGAAGACCTCTTTCAAACGACTGACGGTCGCTGGCTTATTCCCACTGCGGAAGTCAGCATCACCAATAGCGTCCGCGAAGAGATTTTATCCGAAGCCGATCTTCCCATTCGCCTGACCGCACTGACGCCCTGTTTCCGTTCCGAAGCTGGATCGGCCGGACGGGATACCAAGGGCTATATCCGCCAGCATCAGTTTGAGAAGATTGAACTGGTTGCGATTGCCCGTCCGGAAGAAAGCGACGCCGAGCACGAACGGATGACCGCTGCGGCGGAATCGATTTTGCAGGCGCTGGAATTGCCTTATCGAAAGATGCTGCTTTGCACCGGTGATATGGGCGCAACGGCGCGCAAAACCTTTGATCTGGAAGTCTGGTTGCCGGGGCAGGATAGTTACCGCGAAATATCCAGCATCTCCAATTGCGGAGAATATCAGGCGCGCCGGATGAACACCAGATTTCGCCCCGAGGGTGAAACAAAGGGAACGCAATTTGTGCATACGCTCAATGGCTCTGGCCTTGCGGTTGGCCGCACATTAGTCGCGGTTCTCGAAAATTATCAGCAGCAAGATGGTTCTGTCACGATCCCGACCGTGTTAAAACCCTATATGGGTGGGATTGAAAAGCTGGAGCCTGCAACCTGA
- the surE gene encoding 5'/3'-nucleotidase SurE encodes MRILLTNDDGFDAPGMKVLLDIAQTLSNDLWIVAPSEEQSGAGHSLTLTRPLRIRQRGDQQYSVDGTPTDSVMMAVAKIMKDGPPDLILSGVNRGANLGEDVTYSGTASAAMEGALAGIPSIALSQAYAREDMGNDVPFDAAQKWGERVLRPLIKRRMDHRTLMNINFPALPAADVKGVRVVSQGIRDYGRLQIVSNRDPRGFEYHWFGLGPMVETPAHSTDLEAIAEGYVSVTPLHLDLTHYQSMDTLKTLYGD; translated from the coding sequence ATGCGCATTCTTCTCACTAATGACGATGGTTTTGATGCACCGGGCATGAAGGTGCTGCTCGATATTGCGCAAACGCTTTCCAATGATTTGTGGATCGTTGCGCCTTCGGAAGAGCAATCCGGCGCTGGCCATTCGCTGACTTTGACGCGACCGCTGCGCATCCGCCAACGTGGCGATCAGCAATATTCGGTTGATGGCACGCCGACCGACAGCGTGATGATGGCAGTCGCTAAAATCATGAAGGACGGACCGCCTGATCTTATCTTGTCCGGTGTCAATCGCGGCGCGAACCTGGGCGAAGATGTGACCTATTCCGGCACTGCCTCTGCTGCCATGGAAGGTGCATTGGCGGGAATCCCGTCAATTGCGCTGAGTCAGGCTTATGCCCGCGAAGATATGGGTAATGATGTGCCATTTGATGCCGCTCAAAAATGGGGCGAGCGGGTGTTACGGCCGCTGATCAAGCGACGCATGGACCACCGGACATTGATGAATATCAATTTTCCGGCTCTTCCCGCTGCGGATGTCAAAGGTGTGCGCGTTGTATCGCAAGGGATCCGCGATTATGGGCGGCTTCAAATTGTCAGCAACCGAGACCCGCGCGGGTTTGAATACCATTGGTTTGGACTGGGTCCGATGGTCGAGACACCTGCGCACAGCACCGATCTGGAAGCGATTGCCGAAGGCTATGTGTCAGTAACACCGTTGCACCTTGATCTCACCCATTATCAATCGATGGATACACTCAAGACCCTTTACGGGGATTAA
- a CDS encoding DUF6640 family protein: MINIARILLTIAAIQYGLIPPIVDFTESHVFHEAWPPHARFHMVWLLTVGSGLAAYIIYLVWSPARNKRRQLKIASILGAIILGGFFITTSTRGLFGGELADPAHQISILGMDGNLLSFGIAAVLQITAMAIIWVEPERR, from the coding sequence ATGATCAATATCGCCCGTATTTTGTTGACCATAGCTGCCATCCAATATGGACTGATCCCGCCGATTGTAGACTTTACCGAAAGTCATGTTTTCCATGAAGCCTGGCCACCGCACGCCCGTTTTCACATGGTATGGTTGCTTACCGTCGGTTCGGGGCTTGCAGCCTATATTATCTATCTGGTCTGGAGCCCCGCGCGCAACAAGCGCAGGCAATTGAAAATAGCATCCATTTTGGGCGCGATTATCCTCGGCGGTTTTTTCATTACAACGTCAACGCGAGGTCTGTTTGGCGGAGAACTGGCTGATCCTGCACATCAGATTTCGATACTGGGAATGGACGGTAATCTACTTTCTTTCGGCATTGCTGCGGTCCTTCAGATCACCGCGATGGCCATAATCTGGGTGGAACCGGAAAGACGCTAG